Below is a window of Coriobacteriia bacterium DNA.
CGCGCTCATCCGCCTGTACCAGAGGGCCGTCTCTCCCCTCTTGCCCCCGTCGTGTCGGTTCACGCCGAGCTGCTCCGCGTACGCCGCGGCCTCGATAGAGCGGCACGGTCTCGCGCGCGGGGGGTGGCTCGCCGTCAAGCGTCTCTCCCGGTGCCACCCGTGGCATCCCGGGGGGAGCGACCCCGTCCCGTAGGGCGGTTAAGGGTTCTTAAGGTTCGATAGGTACACCGTCCTCCCTCGGGAAGGAATCGTGAGAACAGTGCTGGATCCGCTCATCAACGTCCTGGGCGCGGCCCTCGATTGGTTCTACGGTCTCGTGGGGGACTACGGGGTCGCGATCATCCTGCTGACCGTGGTGCTGAGGGTCCTGATGATCCCGCTGACGTGGAAGCAGACCAAGTCGATGTACGAGATGCAGCGCATCCAGCCGAAGATCAAGGCGCTGCAGCAGAAGTACAAGAACGACAAGCAGAAGCTGCAGGAAGAGACGCTGAAGTTCTACCAGGAGAACAAGGTCAACCCCTTCGGGGGCTGCCTCCCGCTGCTGCTGCAGCTGCCGATCTTCTTCGCGTTGTTCAGCCTGCTCCGGAACTTGGATGCCGGCAGGTTCTGGATCATCATTCCGGACCTCACATCGGAACCGCGGCAGGTGTATGCCGCGGACGGCCTCCTTGCCGCCCTTCCCTATCTGATCCTCGTCGGCCTCTTCGCGCTGAGCGTCTGGTTGCCACAGCGGCTGATGCCCGGGGAGAAGCAGCAGCAGCAGATCGGTCTGTACATGAGCGTGTTCATGCTGTACTTCGGCTGGATCAGCCCGGCCGGCGTGCTGCTGTACTGGGTGACTTCGAGCGCCTGGCAGGTGGCGCAGCAGGTGGTGACGATCAAGTACTACTCCTCGAGCGAGGGAGCGAAATAGATGGAGCGAGAGGTCGTGACCGAGGGCGCGTCGGTCGAAGAGGCGATCGATGCGGCCCTGGAAGAGCTGGGCGTCCAGCAGGACGCCGTCGAGTACGAGGTGCTCGACGAGCCGGGAAGGAAGGTGTTCGGCGTC
It encodes the following:
- the yidD gene encoding membrane protein insertion efficiency factor YidD; translated protein: MMRALAVALIRLYQRAVSPLLPPSCRFTPSCSAYAAASIERHGLARGGWLAVKRLSRCHPWHPGGSDPVP
- a CDS encoding YidC/Oxa1 family membrane protein insertase — encoded protein: MRTVLDPLINVLGAALDWFYGLVGDYGVAIILLTVVLRVLMIPLTWKQTKSMYEMQRIQPKIKALQQKYKNDKQKLQEETLKFYQENKVNPFGGCLPLLLQLPIFFALFSLLRNLDAGRFWIIIPDLTSEPRQVYAADGLLAALPYLILVGLFALSVWLPQRLMPGEKQQQQIGLYMSVFMLYFGWISPAGVLLYWVTSSAWQVAQQVVTIKYYSSSEGAK